The sequence TGGAGGTGCCGCGGCGCGGGCCAGCCCCGCGGGCCGAGAACCCACCTGCTGAAAAGCAGCCACCGGCCCGAGGCGGCTCTAACGCACCTCTCCGCTTCTCCCTCCGCCACAAGGCTCGCACCCCAGAACCCCACGTTCTCGGACCCCGGTTCCTGCCTCTTTACGGCTACTCGGGGACGCTGCCTCTTTGGGGTTCAGATAATTCACTCCTCGTTGTTTCCCCCCCTCCCATACATTCGGAGGACAGTGTCGGCGGCGGACACGGAGTCAGGCCCGGCGATGGGGTGGGAGCGGAGGGGGGATGCAAACGGCGTGCAGCTGTTTCCTTGCGCCTGCCCCCCAGTGCTGCAGGGTCCTCGCCGTCCCGACATTGTGTCAGCCCCGGGACTGCAACCACAATGCGTGTGTACGTGCAGCTCTCACGGTTGTGTTTGGAGCGAGAGGACCCGCAGGGAAGCCTTCCAGTGGGGGTGCACCCCCTCTCTGACGTCCCCAGGTCACCGGTAGTCCAAGCTCGCTGTCGAACGCTACAAGGAAaaaggcttttgtttcttttgtcatttATAGCTAATAGTTATTAGAGGAATATGTGTCATACATGGGGACTTGTTAACTGACTGCGCTGGACAAGAAACTCCCCACGATGTTGGGCTCTGGTTTTCTGCCGCTCGGAAAAGTGGTCCTGGTCCCGGATGTCGGGGTGCTCCTGGCTGTAGGAGGAGGGGCAGCTAATCTGGAGTACTGTGAGGGccgtgctggggtgggggaggaaatggaggcttcGATCAGATAAGTAGTTTCTATGGGTCGAACGGTACTTTTTTCTGGAAAAGCCATCACCTTTTATGATAGTCTTGGGTTTCTTGAATTTGTTCGCTGTGAGAGTAGAACAGTAAGttctactcaaaaaaaaaaaaacagtcctctGAGAAAAGGAGCCTGGCCGAGTTTGGACTGCAGACTCCTGGTTGGTGCCGCGGCCCCCGCCAGCCAGCCTCACCCGGCACTGCGCTTGGACGGGACTTGGCTTCTCTCTCACCAGCCACGTGCCGTGGGGCAGGCTCCACAGCCCCACTCAGCCCCGGGTGCTCACCTCCAAAGGGAAGGCAGCGATAGCAGCCATTTCGTAGGGTTGTCCTGGGGGCCAGGGAAGAAGTCACGTAAGCGCAGTCCACCCGTCCAGTGGGCTGTTCTTCAGCCTTGGCAGTGGAGGGAGCTCTGGCACCGCCCACCAGCGGATGCACCTGTGGGTGACAGGCCAAGTAAGACACGCCAGTCCCAGGGGGACACGTGCTGTGTGGTTCCATGTGCACCAGCCCCCAGGGTCCTCCGACTGACAGACAGGAGGGTGAtggctgccaggggccagggaggggcagtgggcagtTGTTTGACAGGGGCAGGGTCCATGTCACAGGCGAGGAGAGGTCCGGCGGTGCGCGGTGGTGGCGGTCACACAGCCTGAACGTACTCACTGCCACTGAGCTGTACACCTGGAAGGACCTAAGGCCCTGGCCGGCGCGGCTCAGTGGGTCGGGCATCGTCCCGCCGAGTGAGGGTGGTTCGGTTCCCCGTGGGGCCaccacgtgcctgggttgtgcattcggtccctggtcagggggcgtaggagaggcaaccgatcgatgtttctctccctgtctttctccttcccgtcccctctctctaaacacatacataaaataaaagagaaatgaccAAGAAGGTGAAGTTTATTATGCTCTGGGTCTTTTACCGCAACAGGGCTGCAGAAGTGGCGTCTCTTGAGTCTCGGTGTGAACATGTGTGCATGTGAACATGTGTAGCTGATAAACCGTCGTTTTTCTAGAGCAGCGTGAGGGTCACCGAAGAACTGGGTGGCGGGTGCAGAGACGCGCCGCCCCGCAGCCGGCCCCACTCGCAGCTTCCCCACCAGCGGGGCCGAGGGCCACCGCCCGCCCCGGCACGTCACCCAGAGTCCGCCGTGGGCACTGGGGGCTGCTCTTGCCATAGGACGTCCTGCGGGTTTAGACAAACGTGCAGTGACCCGTGTTTACCATCATGATGACATTTGCCATTTTTATGGATTAAAGACAATGAGGGTAAAAGTCCAATAGCAACAGAGACAGCAGCCTGCTGAGCTTGGTGTGTCTTGTTTCAGAGACCATGGAGGAGGCGCAGGCCCCGAGCCTGACGGCGGAGCCCCAGCCGGCCGAGGGGCGCGCCCAGAGCCCGCAGGCGCCGCCGCAGGACCCGGGGCTGCTGTACCAGGAGGAAACCATCGATCTCGGGGGGGACGAGTTCGGGTCGGAGGAGAACGAGACCGTGTTGGAGGACTCCAGCACCTTCGTGGACAAGCTCAGTGAGCACATGATGGAGAGCGTGCTCATTTCCGACTCTCCCAACAACAGCGAGGACGACGCGGGCGACCTTGGCGGCGTGCAGGAGGCCACCGAAGGCAGCGCGGACCCCAGGCTGGACGGTGCCATCGGCCAAGGTGCGGCCGACACTCCGAGGCCGGACGGCGAGAGTGACAGAGACGAAGCACCTCAGGACGTCCCCAGCGTGACCCCCGACGTGACCCCCGGGAGCCGGGCCTCCTCGGAGGAGGACCTGGGGCTGGAAGGGAGAGGCCCGCGCACCTGCGTGGACGAGGGCGCGGGGGACTCGGGCTCCAGGAGCCAGGGCCCGCTCCCCGGGGCGCCGGGCCCGTCCTCCGGGCGGCCCTCCCCCAAGGACGAGCCCGTGCCCGTGTGCACCATCTTCAGCCAGTCCCAGCCCGAGGCCGCCCAGTCTCCCCCCTTTCTGCAGGACGGCTTCGAGTCCCAGGTGGTGAAGTCGCCCAGTTTCAGcggggccggccggccggccgcccagacccctcccccggcggtgcagcccagccccagcctgagcaCGTTCTTCGGAGAGACGGCCAGCACCAACTCCCTGGCCTCCGAGTTCTTTGACTCGTTCACAACGTCCGCATTCATTTCTGTCAGCAACCCCAACGCGGGGGGAGCTGCCGTTCCAGAGCCGCTGTCTCCACATGCGTCCCCGGTGGCAGGGGCTCCCCTGGGTCCCGCCGAGCCCCACCCCGCCGGGACGGAGCGGTTGGAGCCGGCCGTTCCCACGGCCGCTCTGGAAACCCCCCGGTCTCCAAAGCCATTCCCGCAGATCCAGGCCGTGTTCGCGGGGAGCGAGGACCCCTTCGCCACCGCCCTGAGCATGAGTGAGATGGACCGGCGGAGCGACGCCTGGCTGCCCGGGGAGGGGACCAGGGACATCCTGAATTCGGTGGCCGCCCAGCAGTACAGCACCGTGTTCATAGACAAGGAGAACCTCACCATGCCCGGCCTCAAGTTCGACAACATCCAGGTGAGGCCCGGGGTCTCCGAAGGGACCGCCTGCTCTCGACTCCCCTTCCCCAAACGGATGCCCCCGGGGCCCCGGCTCGTCCTTTTCACAGTCTCCGCGCCCGTGCGTGTCCGTAGCAGTCGGCCCGCTGTGCATCAGGCAGCCCTGTCTCTGGGGAGCACCCAGAACTCTGACGGCAGGTCCCTGTGACGTCTGAGCCCTGTCCATGTCCCCAGCCCCGGGGAGTCGGGGTCCTGTCGTGGCTGGCTCTGTGCAGCAGCTCCGACCGTGTGACGGGTTTGTCgtggccctgggctccaggaggaCGGGTCTCCCAGTCCCTTCTTAACTCTGGAGgaacatgtgtgtgtggtgtgctaCGTGCTTGAGGTAGTAAAAGGTCTTACGGGTCCAGTGAGAGAAGCAAGAGTGCCCCCCAAAGTAATAAATCGTGAAAGCATACAAATGTCATGCTGTAGCAAGTGGTAGTGTAAGTTCAGGCTCACTGGTACAGTGAAATTATTTCCGTTGTTCAGTGTCTGCTTAGGTTTACTCCGTGTTGCTGGCCTGTGGGAGAACCGCCTGTCTCAGGCAGCCCTGATGGAACCATAATTTAGTGCAGATCTTTTAAAGTTAAGTTGTGAAATCTGCACCCCAGTCCTGCTCTCGGGAGTCTTTAGACGGAAGTGGTCTTGCTGGCCTACAGGCGCCCAGCCTCTGGGGTGTCCGTCGGGGCGTGGCTGCTCCTCGCAAAGCCTGCAGGACGGTCCAAAGCCCTCTAGCGGGGGGC is a genomic window of Phyllostomus discolor isolate MPI-MPIP mPhyDis1 chromosome 6, mPhyDis1.pri.v3, whole genome shotgun sequence containing:
- the LOC114499456 gene encoding trafficking protein particle complex subunit 12; translated protein: MEEAQAPSLTAEPQPAEGRAQSPQAPPQDPGLLYQEETIDLGGDEFGSEENETVLEDSSTFVDKLSEHMMESVLISDSPNNSEDDAGDLGGVQEATEGSADPRLDGAIGQGAADTPRPDGESDRDEAPQDVPSVTPDVTPGSRASSEEDLGLEGRGPRTCVDEGAGDSGSRSQGPLPGAPGPSSGRPSPKDEPVPVCTIFSQSQPEAAQSPPFLQDGFESQVVKSPSFSGAGRPAAQTPPPAVQPSPSLSTFFGETASTNSLASEFFDSFTTSAFISVSNPNAGGAAVPEPLSPHASPVAGAPLGPAEPHPAGTERLEPAVPTAALETPRSPKPFPQIQAVFAGSEDPFATALSMSEMDRRSDAWLPGEGTRDILNSVAAQQYSTVFIDKENLTMPGLKFDNIQGDAVKDLMLRFLGEKAAAKRQVLNASSVEQSFVGLRQLISCRNWRAAVDLCGRLLTAHGQGYGKSGLPTSHTADSLQLWFVRLALLVKLGLFQNAEMEFEPFGDLDQPDLYYEYYPHVYPGRRGSMVPFSMRILHAELHQYLGRPQESLDRLHRVKAVCSKILAHLEQGLAEDGSVGTITPENRQASVQLWRSRLGRATCSMANCLLLMKDYVLAVDAYRSVIQFHPEQEPQLLSGIGRIFLQIGDIKTAERYFQDVEKAAQKQDGPQGKTVVLMNRAFLHLGQNDFAEAHRFFSEILRIDPTNAVANNNAAVCLLYLGRLKDSLRQLEAMVQRDPGRCLHESVLFNLSTMYELESSRSAQKKQALLGAVAAREGDSFNTQCLKLA